From a single Desulfitibacter sp. BRH_c19 genomic region:
- a CDS encoding glutamine synthetase: MDELRKKEIMEKAKENDVKFIRLQFSDITGVLKNVAITIEQLEKALDDELMFDGSSVDGFVRIEESDMYLRPDPDTFVVFPWRPQNGRVARLICDIYNPDGTPFEGCPRVTLKRAVAEAEKLGYTMYVGPECEFFLFHTDEKGHPTLETHDNAGYFDLAPVDLGENARRDMCVMLQQMGFEIEASHHEVAPGQHEIDFKYADAVTTADMIVTFKFVVRTVAQQHGLHATFMPKPIVGINGSGMHTNQSLFKDGTNAFDDPSRNYGLSQIAYNYIGGLLHHAKAICAITNPTINSYKRLVPGYEAPIYIAWSHRNRSPLIRIPAKRGLSTRVEMRNPDPACNPYLSLAVMLKAGLDGINRGLDPAAPTDVNIYTMTDEEKDARGIESLPPTIMDAVAELEKDQVVKEALGEHVVTKFKEAKVKEWESYKIQVTPWEVEQYLSRF, from the coding sequence ATGGATGAGTTAAGAAAAAAAGAAATTATGGAGAAAGCAAAAGAGAATGACGTAAAATTTATTCGACTACAGTTTTCCGACATTACAGGAGTACTTAAAAATGTTGCAATTACAATTGAACAGCTAGAAAAGGCCTTAGATGACGAATTGATGTTTGACGGTTCTTCAGTAGATGGTTTTGTTCGTATAGAAGAATCTGATATGTACTTAAGACCAGACCCTGACACATTTGTTGTTTTCCCTTGGAGACCACAAAATGGTAGGGTAGCGAGATTAATTTGTGATATATATAATCCTGATGGAACACCTTTTGAAGGATGTCCACGCGTAACTCTTAAAAGAGCAGTAGCCGAAGCGGAAAAACTAGGTTATACAATGTATGTTGGTCCAGAATGTGAATTCTTCTTATTCCATACTGATGAGAAAGGTCATCCTACTTTGGAAACTCATGATAATGCAGGGTATTTTGATCTAGCTCCTGTAGATTTAGGTGAAAATGCTAGAAGAGACATGTGTGTTATGTTGCAACAAATGGGTTTTGAAATTGAGGCTTCACACCATGAGGTAGCTCCAGGACAGCATGAAATTGACTTCAAATATGCTGATGCAGTTACAACAGCCGATATGATAGTAACATTTAAGTTTGTAGTAAGAACAGTTGCACAGCAACATGGTTTACATGCTACATTTATGCCAAAGCCAATAGTTGGCATCAATGGTTCTGGCATGCACACAAACCAATCCTTGTTTAAAGATGGAACAAATGCTTTTGATGATCCATCAAGAAATTATGGCTTAAGTCAAATAGCATATAACTATATTGGAGGATTACTTCATCACGCAAAAGCCATATGTGCTATTACAAACCCTACCATTAACTCATATAAGAGGCTAGTTCCTGGTTATGAAGCACCTATATATATTGCATGGTCCCATAGAAATAGAAGCCCGTTAATTAGAATTCCTGCTAAAAGAGGGCTATCAACAAGAGTAGAAATGAGGAACCCAGATCCAGCTTGTAACCCATATTTATCTTTAGCAGTAATGTTAAAAGCTGGTTTAGACGGGATTAATCGAGGATTAGATCCAGCAGCTCCAACAGATGTGAATATCTATACAATGACCGATGAAGAAAAGGATGCTAGAGGAATTGAAAGTTTACCACCAACTATTATGGATGCAGTAGCTGAGCTTGAGAAAGATCAAGTAGTAAAAGAAGCTTTAGGTGAGCATGTAGTTACTAAATTTAAAGAAGCAAAAGTTAAAGAGTGGGAATCCTATAAAATTCAGGTTACACCATGGGAAGTTGAGCAATATTTATCACGCTTCTAA